The Bacteroidota bacterium genome window below encodes:
- the neuB gene encoding N-acetylneuraminate synthase — translation MKRTFIIAEAGVNHNGNIKLAYKLINEAVKAGADAVKFQTAVPELVMTEYATKAEYQITNTGEAGSQIAMAKKIHLPLEAYKELKEYCEKNNIMFLSTPFDMKSLELLLSFNMPYMKIPSGEITNYPYLKRIGEQNMNVIISTGMSTLNDVEECLNLIVASGTDKEKITLLHCTTEYPTPLEDVNLKAMLTLKDTFNVNVGYSDHTKGIEVSIAAAAIGATVVEKHFTLDKTMEGPDHLASLEPYELAEMVRCIRNVDLAMGDGDKQIAASEEKNIVIARKSILAAHDIEEGEVFTDENLIVKRPGSGINPMRWNEVVGKKAKRKFSKDEFIEL, via the coding sequence ATGAAGAGAACCTTTATAATAGCAGAGGCAGGAGTAAATCACAACGGGAATATTAAGCTTGCTTACAAACTAATTAATGAAGCAGTTAAAGCAGGGGCAGATGCAGTGAAATTTCAGACAGCAGTTCCTGAACTTGTTATGACTGAATATGCAACGAAGGCAGAATATCAGATTACCAATACAGGTGAAGCAGGTTCGCAGATAGCGATGGCGAAAAAAATTCATTTACCGCTGGAAGCATACAAAGAGCTTAAAGAGTACTGTGAAAAAAACAATATTATGTTTTTATCCACTCCGTTCGATATGAAATCCTTAGAGCTTTTGCTTAGCTTTAATATGCCTTATATGAAAATTCCTTCCGGAGAAATTACAAATTATCCATATCTGAAAAGAATCGGCGAACAGAATATGAATGTTATAATTTCAACAGGCATGTCTACTCTAAATGATGTTGAAGAGTGTTTGAATTTAATTGTTGCATCAGGAACTGATAAAGAAAAAATCACACTGCTTCATTGCACAACTGAATATCCTACACCGCTTGAAGATGTTAATTTAAAAGCTATGCTTACATTGAAAGATACATTTAATGTTAATGTCGGATATTCTGACCATACAAAAGGGATTGAAGTTTCAATTGCTGCAGCGGCTATTGGAGCAACTGTCGTGGAAAAACATTTTACACTAGATAAAACTATGGAAGGTCCCGACCATCTTGCTTCGTTAGAACCCTATGAGCTGGCAGAAATGGTTCGATGCATCCGTAATGTTGATTTAGCAATGGGAGACGGCGATAAACAAATTGCAGCATCTGAAGAAAAAAATATAGTAATAGCCCGCAAAAGTATTTTAGCTGCGCATGATATAGAAGAGGGAGAAGTTTTTACTGATGAGAATTTGATTGTGAAGAGACCGGGTTCCGGAATTAATCCTATGAGATGGAATGAAGTTGTTGGCAAAAAAGCGAAGAGAAAATTTTCTAAAGATGAATTTATAGAATTGTGA
- a CDS encoding HAD family hydrolase — protein MKVIGFDLDDTLYSQWDYEKILFESIAKSVEYKFGFDKEKVFAEMQKLFDVKDFDRLFDKAVVNSGYELPNTWDDFVKDKILPFYRNHKPDFTLKTFEWVKPVLQKIRNKGYKIILITNGGVTIQKNKIQVLNLLSVVDKIYISDEFNPPMRKPDLKIFETVLNDFNIKPEEMIYIGDSIEKDGVCEKLGIKFLFNTEYKKLYEILDIAEQ, from the coding sequence TTGAAAGTTATAGGGTTTGATTTAGATGACACTTTATATTCTCAATGGGATTATGAAAAAATTCTTTTTGAATCGATTGCAAAATCGGTAGAATATAAATTCGGATTTGATAAAGAAAAAGTTTTTGCAGAAATGCAGAAGCTATTTGATGTAAAAGATTTTGACAGATTGTTTGATAAGGCAGTAGTTAACAGCGGATATGAACTACCAAATACATGGGATGATTTTGTAAAAGATAAGATTCTTCCTTTTTACAGAAATCATAAGCCTGATTTTACCCTGAAGACTTTTGAGTGGGTAAAACCTGTTCTGCAAAAAATCAGAAACAAAGGTTACAAAATTATTCTGATTACAAATGGAGGAGTTACAATCCAGAAAAACAAAATTCAGGTTTTGAATCTTTTATCTGTAGTCGATAAGATTTATATTTCTGATGAGTTCAATCCCCCGATGAGAAAGCCTGATTTAAAGATATTTGAAACGGTACTGAATGATTTCAACATAAAGCCGGAAGAAATGATTTATATAGGTGATTCGATTGAAAAAGACGGAGTTTGTGAAAAACTTGGGATCAAGTTTTTATTTAATACAGAGTACAAAAAATTATACGAAATCCTTGATATAGCAGAACAATGA
- a CDS encoding ATP-grasp domain-containing protein translates to MTKKILFTSPGRRFELISFFKKEFSGYEFIGADAFKTSPAAYILDRVHEVPLKIDEKYLDDVLEICKKEKPQIVLPLIDPELPLFAKHKKKFNEIGVHVCVPDYEVVKLSNDKYQTFLRFRDTDILQPETWLLKDYLLKAADTNHEKLILKPSAGSASKGIYFASPDEVKSIADTKKLDSDSYIVQQYINFSEEITVDVYGDGQGNVVEYCQRKRISTRGGEVEKGVTVNIPEVADVIKKVVSELKIEGMVNIQVMIEKDKVYLGEINPRFGGGYPLSHTAGANMIQHIKNYVENTPFEKINGIRYKTGFYVLRYDNAVYTDKLLDLI, encoded by the coding sequence TTGACAAAGAAAATTTTATTTACATCTCCCGGAAGAAGATTTGAACTGATAAGTTTTTTTAAAAAAGAATTTTCAGGTTATGAATTCATCGGCGCAGATGCATTTAAAACTTCTCCGGCAGCCTATATTCTGGATAGAGTTCATGAAGTGCCGCTTAAAATAGATGAAAAATATTTAGATGATGTTTTAGAAATTTGTAAAAAAGAGAAGCCTCAGATTGTACTTCCGTTAATTGATCCCGAGCTTCCATTGTTTGCAAAACACAAGAAAAAATTTAATGAGATTGGAGTTCATGTCTGTGTACCTGACTACGAAGTTGTTAAGTTATCCAACGATAAGTATCAAACCTTTTTAAGATTCAGAGACACAGATATATTACAGCCCGAAACATGGCTGTTGAAAGATTATCTTTTAAAAGCTGCTGACACTAATCACGAAAAATTAATTCTTAAGCCTTCGGCAGGTTCTGCTTCTAAAGGAATTTATTTTGCTTCGCCTGATGAGGTAAAATCCATAGCTGATACTAAAAAATTAGATTCGGATTCATATATTGTTCAGCAGTATATAAATTTTTCTGAAGAAATTACAGTTGATGTTTATGGTGACGGTCAGGGAAATGTAGTAGAGTATTGTCAGAGAAAAAGAATCAGTACGAGAGGCGGAGAAGTTGAAAAAGGAGTGACAGTAAATATTCCCGAAGTTGCAGATGTGATCAAGAAAGTTGTAAGTGAATTGAAAATTGAGGGAATGGTAAATATACAGGTTATGATTGAAAAGGATAAGGTTTACCTCGGAGAAATAAATCCACGATTCGGCGGCGGATATCCTTTATCACATACTGCAGGGGCAAATATGATTCAGCATATAAAAAATTATGTTGAAAATACTCCATTTGAAAAGATAAACGGCATAAGATATAAAACCGGTTTTTACGTTTTAAGGTACGATAATGCAGTTTACACTGATAAATTACTGGATCTGATTTGA
- a CDS encoding N-acetyl sugar amidotransferase, whose protein sequence is MSKKLEAYYGLPEEVKFCKKCVMSNQRPASTPEFKHTIQSKKTTLNIGEDGICDACKVNEGKETIDWEKREQELLKLLDKHRRNDGKYDCIVPGSGGKDSAYQSWMLKYKYGMNPLTITWPPILYTDYGYQNWKNWVEVGGFDNLMFKQNGRIMKLLTRLSIENLFHPFQTFILGQKNLAPKIAINYDIPLIFYGENEAEYGNPIADDATSLRDKSYFSMTHLKDMYLAGVSIEELMEKYDVKLADLMTFLPADHDQLEKSKIEVHYLGYYLKWVPQEVYYHAVEHTGFKARPFRTQGTYSKYNSIDDKIDDLHYYTTFIKFGIGRTTYDASQEIRNKHLTREEGLALVRKFDGEFPDRYFKEIMEHIGMTEERFFELADKFRSPHLWGKDSDGNWKLRHTVNKTGLDD, encoded by the coding sequence ATGAGTAAGAAATTAGAAGCTTATTATGGATTACCTGAAGAAGTGAAGTTCTGTAAGAAGTGCGTTATGTCAAATCAGCGTCCGGCTTCAACTCCTGAATTTAAGCACACAATACAAAGTAAGAAAACAACTTTGAATATTGGCGAAGACGGAATATGCGATGCTTGCAAAGTTAATGAAGGTAAGGAAACTATAGATTGGGAAAAAAGAGAACAGGAATTATTAAAGCTTCTTGATAAGCACAGAAGAAATGACGGAAAGTATGATTGTATTGTTCCCGGCAGCGGAGGAAAAGACAGTGCGTATCAATCATGGATGCTAAAGTATAAATACGGAATGAATCCTTTAACTATAACATGGCCTCCGATTTTATATACAGATTACGGATATCAGAACTGGAAAAATTGGGTAGAGGTTGGCGGTTTTGATAATCTTATGTTCAAGCAGAACGGAAGGATTATGAAACTGCTTACAAGGTTATCAATAGAAAATTTATTCCATCCTTTTCAGACGTTTATATTAGGACAAAAAAATCTCGCACCTAAAATTGCAATCAATTATGATATACCTCTTATTTTTTACGGTGAGAATGAAGCTGAGTACGGAAACCCTATTGCCGACGATGCAACATCTTTAAGAGATAAATCTTACTTCAGCATGACTCATTTAAAAGATATGTATCTTGCAGGAGTATCGATTGAAGAGTTAATGGAAAAATATGATGTGAAGCTTGCAGACCTTATGACGTTTTTACCGGCAGATCATGACCAGCTTGAAAAATCAAAAATAGAAGTTCATTATCTTGGATACTATCTGAAATGGGTGCCACAGGAAGTTTATTATCATGCAGTAGAGCATACAGGATTTAAAGCGCGCCCTTTCAGAACACAAGGAACATATTCAAAATATAACAGCATAGATGATAAGATTGACGATTTACATTATTATACAACGTTTATTAAATTCGGAATAGGCAGAACTACCTATGATGCATCGCAGGAAATCAGAAACAAGCATCTAACAAGAGAAGAAGGTCTTGCTCTGGTAAGAAAATTTGACGGTGAGTTCCCGGACAGATATTTCAAAGAAATTATGGAGCATATTGGAATGACTGAAGAAAGATTTTTTGAACTTGCAGATAAATTCCGCTCACCGCATTTATGGGGAAAAGATTCTGACGGTAACTGGAAACTAAGACACACTGTTAACAAAACAGGTTTAGACGATTAA
- the hisH gene encoding imidazole glycerol phosphate synthase subunit HisH → MSEDKKFQVAIIDYEMGNMFSVDHACKYVGLNSIITKDKNVIMNSDAAILPGVGAFGNCMDNLNRLDLVSPIKDFVSSGKPFLGICLGLQLLFTESEEFGYYKGLDLVEGNVVKFPNTTSDGKTMKVPQIGWNHIYEPKNENHWSDSILKDTSSKEFMYFVHSYYVKPKNEKDILTLTNYEGIEYCSGVKKGNITAFQFHPEKSGTEGIKIYQNWSSEIKNHKEKI, encoded by the coding sequence ATGAGTGAAGATAAAAAATTTCAGGTAGCAATTATAGATTATGAAATGGGGAACATGTTCAGTGTTGACCATGCATGCAAGTATGTTGGTTTGAATTCAATTATTACAAAAGATAAAAATGTTATAATGAATTCCGATGCTGCAATATTACCCGGTGTCGGTGCCTTTGGTAATTGTATGGATAATTTAAACAGGCTCGATTTAGTTTCACCAATAAAAGATTTTGTTTCGTCAGGAAAACCATTCCTTGGTATATGTCTAGGATTACAGTTATTATTTACGGAAAGCGAAGAGTTTGGATATTATAAAGGATTAGATTTAGTTGAAGGAAATGTTGTAAAGTTTCCAAATACAACTTCTGATGGAAAAACTATGAAGGTTCCTCAGATTGGATGGAACCACATATATGAACCTAAAAATGAAAATCATTGGAGTGATTCTATTCTGAAAGACACTTCATCAAAAGAGTTTATGTATTTTGTTCATTCCTATTACGTGAAACCAAAAAATGAAAAGGATATTCTGACACTGACTAATTACGAAGGAATTGAATATTGCTCCGGAGTGAAAAAAGGAAACATCACCGCGTTTCAGTTTCATCCTGAAAAAAGCGGAACGGAAGGAATAAAAATTTATCAGAACTGGAGTTCTGAAATTAAGAATCATAAAGAAAAAATTTAA
- the hisF gene encoding imidazole glycerol phosphate synthase subunit HisF, translating to MNHRIIARLDIKGPNLVKGIHLEGLRVMGKPEDFASYYNESGADELLYMDVVASLYDRNSLKDIITRTAKEIFIPLTVGGGLRTIEDITEVLRYGADKVSLNTAAIKNPEIIKQASEAFGSSTIVIAIEAIKQNDGKYLCYTDNAREYTGVDAFEWAQRAEELGAGELIVTSVDKEGTGEGFDVELTRKISDNVKIPVIAHGGPGKLEHFKEVIQEGHADAVSVASMLHYNYAAKNKSVNEFSAEGNVTFINSGKTFGKIDKAEIQDIKKYLSDNGIDCRYTQ from the coding sequence GTGAACCATAGAATAATAGCAAGACTTGATATAAAAGGTCCGAACTTAGTAAAAGGAATTCACCTTGAAGGTTTGCGAGTTATGGGTAAACCTGAAGATTTTGCATCATATTATAACGAAAGCGGCGCAGATGAATTATTGTATATGGATGTTGTTGCAAGTTTGTATGACAGGAATAGCCTGAAAGATATTATTACAAGAACAGCGAAGGAAATATTTATTCCTTTAACAGTCGGCGGCGGATTAAGAACCATAGAAGATATAACTGAAGTATTAAGATACGGCGCAGATAAAGTTTCGTTGAATACAGCTGCAATAAAAAATCCTGAAATAATAAAGCAGGCATCCGAAGCGTTCGGTTCTTCTACAATTGTTATTGCAATAGAAGCAATAAAACAGAACGACGGAAAATATTTGTGCTACACTGATAACGCACGTGAATACACAGGGGTTGATGCGTTTGAATGGGCGCAGCGAGCAGAAGAACTTGGTGCGGGCGAATTGATAGTTACATCTGTCGACAAAGAAGGTACGGGCGAAGGATTTGATGTGGAGCTAACCAGAAAAATTTCTGATAATGTGAAAATCCCTGTGATTGCTCACGGCGGTCCCGGGAAATTAGAACATTTCAAAGAAGTAATTCAAGAAGGACATGCAGATGCAGTTTCAGTTGCATCAATGCTTCATTATAATTATGCTGCCAAAAATAAATCAGTTAATGAATTTTCCGCCGAAGGAAATGTAACATTTATAAACAGCGGTAAGACATTCGGAAAAATTGACAAAGCAGAAATTCAGGATATAAAAAAATATCTAAGTGATAACGGAATAGACTGCAGGTACACACAATGA
- a CDS encoding acylneuraminate cytidylyltransferase family protein, producing the protein MYKNKKIAALITARGGSKGIPRKNIINFCGKPLIHWTVESALKSKYIDKIFLSTDSDEIINSVKKFPVEVPFKRPKNLASDKATSTDVILHFIDYLKKSGNDYNTLLLLQPTSPFRKSEQIDNSIKKFVANKEALSLISVTENIKSPYLSRKINQKGFIENLFDVKSEKRRQDIPITYFINGAIYLIDIKNFEKYKTFQTPKTLSYIMPYYSSVDIDEPVDLKIAELYYKQKLV; encoded by the coding sequence CTGTACAAAAACAAAAAAATAGCTGCGTTAATAACTGCCCGCGGAGGCTCAAAAGGTATTCCGAGAAAGAATATTATAAATTTCTGCGGAAAGCCATTAATACACTGGACGGTTGAGAGCGCGCTGAAATCAAAATATATTGATAAAATTTTCTTATCAACAGATTCAGACGAGATAATAAATTCAGTCAAGAAATTTCCTGTTGAAGTCCCTTTTAAAAGACCCAAAAATTTAGCATCAGATAAAGCTACAAGCACAGATGTAATTCTGCATTTTATAGATTATCTGAAAAAGAGCGGCAATGATTATAATACTTTGCTACTTCTGCAGCCCACATCACCATTCAGAAAATCAGAACAGATTGATAATTCAATCAAAAAGTTTGTAGCAAACAAGGAAGCTCTTTCATTAATATCTGTAACAGAAAACATTAAAAGTCCATATTTATCCAGAAAGATTAATCAAAAGGGATTTATTGAAAATCTATTTGATGTGAAGAGTGAGAAAAGAAGACAGGATATACCTATTACATACTTTATAAACGGCGCTATATATTTAATTGATATAAAAAATTTTGAGAAATATAAAACCTTTCAGACTCCTAAGACTTTAAGTTACATCATGCCTTACTATTCTTCCGTTGATATTGATGAACCTGTAGATTTGAAAATTGCCGAGTTATATTATAAACAAAAATTAGTTTAG
- a CDS encoding LegC family aminotransferase encodes MIPLSVPSIKGNEWKYVKECLDTEWVSTAGKYVNLFEETVRDFTKSEFAIACVNGTEAIHISLLLCGVEPGDEVIVPTLTFIAPINAVRYAFAEPVFMDSDDFYNIDIEKTIEFIKTQTSYKNGYTYNNISGKRISAIIPVHVFGSAIMLDELVLLCKERNIAVIEDATESLGTYYLEGKNKNKFTGTIGEMGCFSFNGNKIITTGGGGMIVTNDSQKAEKAKYLTTQAKDDEVRYVHHEVGYNYRLPNVLAAIGVAQMEVLPEYLKIKKKNYNKYKSEIDKIEGLKINCTPSHADNNLWMYAMRIDKNVYGMDREQLMEKLGQQKIQTRPVWFLNHEQKPYKNNYSYKIEHAYKMLEETLNIPCSVNLTDENIDTVIQALKNK; translated from the coding sequence ATGATACCATTATCAGTTCCTTCCATTAAAGGCAATGAATGGAAGTACGTAAAAGAATGTCTTGATACCGAATGGGTTTCAACAGCAGGAAAATATGTAAATCTTTTTGAAGAGACGGTAAGGGACTTCACGAAATCAGAATTTGCAATAGCATGTGTTAACGGTACTGAAGCGATTCACATTTCACTCTTACTTTGTGGTGTTGAACCGGGAGATGAAGTAATTGTGCCGACATTAACTTTCATAGCTCCCATAAATGCAGTGAGGTATGCTTTTGCCGAGCCGGTTTTTATGGACAGTGATGATTTCTACAACATTGATATTGAGAAGACAATTGAATTTATAAAAACTCAGACAAGCTATAAAAACGGATACACATACAATAATATTTCAGGTAAAAGAATTTCTGCAATTATTCCCGTCCATGTTTTCGGAAGCGCAATTATGCTGGATGAATTGGTTTTGTTATGCAAAGAAAGAAATATTGCAGTTATCGAAGATGCAACCGAAAGTTTAGGGACATATTACTTAGAAGGAAAGAATAAAAATAAATTCACAGGAACCATCGGTGAAATGGGCTGTTTTTCTTTCAACGGAAATAAGATTATTACAACGGGCGGCGGTGGAATGATAGTTACTAATGATTCACAGAAAGCTGAGAAAGCGAAATATCTTACAACTCAGGCAAAAGATGATGAAGTAAGGTATGTACATCATGAAGTAGGATATAATTACAGATTACCAAATGTATTGGCTGCAATCGGAGTTGCTCAGATGGAAGTTCTTCCCGAATATTTAAAAATAAAAAAGAAAAACTATAATAAGTATAAATCCGAAATTGACAAAATTGAAGGATTAAAAATTAACTGCACACCTTCGCATGCTGATAATAATTTGTGGATGTACGCAATGCGAATTGACAAAAATGTATATGGAATGGACAGAGAACAATTGATGGAAAAATTAGGGCAACAGAAAATTCAGACACGTCCCGTTTGGTTCTTAAATCACGAACAAAAACCTTACAAGAATAATTATTCTTATAAAATAGAACATGCTTACAAAATGCTGGAAGAAACTCTTAATATCCCTTGCAGCGTAAATCTGACTGACGAAAACATCGATACAGTAATACAAGCACTAAAGAATAAATAG
- a CDS encoding NAD(P)-dependent oxidoreductase codes for MKILVTGCAGYIGSTLTRLLLDKGYDVIGLDNLSFGGDSMLSFYNNKKFNFVHGDIRDEKILDEVLKEADAVAHLAAIVGDPACSKYADEARSINWEGSKLLFDKCNTLSNVKRFVFASTCSNYGKMEGDSFVTEESALNPVSLYAELKVKFEKYLLESKLRDGFVATALRFATVYGLSTRMRFDLTVNEFTRDAASGKELVIFGEQFWRPYCHVEDLARAVILVIESDASLVNQNVFGVGDTDENYQKKMIADEIINVIPETIVKYVQKDEDPRDYRVDFSKIKNTLGFQITKHLKDGVIEVNSIIKNKVLADPYSKAYQNT; via the coding sequence ATGAAAATATTAGTTACCGGCTGCGCCGGATACATAGGTTCTACACTAACAAGACTCTTATTAGATAAGGGGTATGACGTAATTGGGCTTGACAATTTAAGCTTTGGAGGAGACTCCATGCTTTCATTCTATAATAATAAAAAATTCAATTTTGTTCACGGCGATATACGTGATGAGAAAATACTTGATGAAGTATTAAAAGAAGCAGATGCTGTAGCTCATTTAGCTGCAATCGTGGGTGATCCTGCATGCTCTAAGTATGCAGATGAGGCACGCTCTATTAACTGGGAAGGTTCAAAGCTTCTGTTTGATAAATGCAATACTCTCAGCAATGTTAAAAGATTTGTTTTTGCGTCGACTTGCAGTAATTACGGAAAGATGGAAGGTGACAGTTTTGTAACTGAAGAGTCAGCATTGAATCCTGTTTCATTGTATGCTGAATTGAAAGTGAAATTTGAAAAATATCTTCTTGAATCTAAATTGCGTGACGGATTCGTGGCAACGGCGTTAAGGTTTGCTACTGTTTACGGATTATCAACAAGAATGAGATTTGATTTGACAGTGAATGAATTTACACGCGATGCTGCATCAGGAAAAGAGTTAGTAATTTTCGGAGAACAATTCTGGAGACCGTACTGCCATGTTGAAGATCTTGCAAGAGCAGTGATACTCGTAATTGAAAGTGATGCTTCACTTGTAAATCAGAATGTTTTCGGAGTAGGCGATACAGATGAAAACTATCAGAAGAAAATGATTGCCGATGAAATAATAAATGTTATTCCTGAAACAATTGTAAAATACGTTCAGAAAGATGAAGACCCTAGAGACTACAGAGTGGATTTTTCAAAGATAAAAAATACACTCGGATTTCAAATAACAAAACACCTTAAAGACGGAGTCATAGAAGTTAATTCTATAATAAAAAATAAAGTTTTAGCAGACCCGTATTCAAAAGCTTACCAGAACACCTGA
- a CDS encoding polysaccharide biosynthesis tyrosine autokinase translates to MDKKNTNSEINRELLDSISNEQGADFKFYINVIRANFLPILIIFIVALACTFTYLYFAKNIYRSTTVLKIDNPKGSILADPFAELGDYRTERYILNQIEVLKSFYIRDVAATAIIDSLKNNTDYKDFAFLVSKSKDGKISYISPEGLRKSLIGLVSISQKKGLDAVELSVESPSFREAQLITLTYTDIYVSYLKDLSRQDITAVKQFLAQEKEKKFNDLNSAEAKLEDFQKRTGLLILDAQAQNLVATISQYDAQKNAAEIELKASDNGLATLKNEYSKIDPTMYDYVQGVVSKSYVEEFQRQIAEYEVKRDLENSTIKDPAVKEKLTNEANIKIAELRKNLNDKVKQLSAGVLANTPEEKKELSSKLLDAAIQNQALRSKAASLKIFLSKYEGDFAKLPSESIELAKLEREATSAEKLYLILEEKYQEATINERARIANAFLLDPGVDDFGPVKPKKGIILLSGVIVGLALGLAFAFTRNFLDKTIKTPEQIENKGMSVLSWIPNIEGMTDKSIAGSEFIVAIKPKSPIAESFKALRTRVEFSKLESEPIKTILITSSIPSEGKTIVALNLAGTFAQAGKKVLLVDCDLRKPRVHSALGVDRYPGLSDYLFKNVAFEEIVRKTQLDNMSFITSGTIPPNPSELLGSVQMKNFLALMKEKFDIIVLDSPPFITVTDAEILFNMTDGTILVAQADKTPFEAFVKSYVRLSSINPHNLLGAVLNNFNFKTAYGYYYNYYYYYQKQDPKA, encoded by the coding sequence ATGGACAAAAAAAACACTAACTCTGAAATTAATAGGGAACTATTAGATTCTATTTCTAATGAGCAAGGAGCTGATTTCAAGTTCTATATTAATGTAATCAGAGCGAACTTCCTTCCTATCTTAATCATATTCATTGTTGCGCTTGCCTGTACTTTTACCTATCTGTATTTCGCAAAAAATATTTATCGCTCTACTACAGTCTTAAAAATTGATAACCCCAAGGGAAGTATTCTTGCTGACCCTTTTGCGGAGCTTGGCGATTACAGAACTGAAAGGTATATTTTAAATCAGATTGAAGTACTGAAAAGTTTTTATATCAGAGATGTTGCGGCGACTGCAATAATTGATTCGCTCAAAAACAATACGGACTATAAAGATTTTGCGTTCCTGGTAAGTAAATCTAAAGACGGAAAAATTTCTTACATTTCTCCGGAAGGATTAAGAAAGTCTTTGATAGGATTAGTAAGCATCTCTCAAAAGAAAGGTTTGGATGCTGTAGAGCTAAGTGTTGAAAGTCCTTCTTTCAGGGAAGCCCAGCTGATAACCTTGACTTATACTGATATTTATGTAAGCTATCTGAAAGATCTTTCCAGACAAGATATTACTGCGGTAAAACAGTTTCTTGCACAGGAAAAGGAAAAAAAGTTCAATGATTTAAATTCTGCAGAAGCGAAGCTTGAAGATTTCCAAAAAAGAACCGGCTTATTGATATTAGATGCTCAGGCTCAGAATTTAGTAGCTACAATATCACAATATGATGCACAGAAAAATGCTGCGGAAATAGAATTAAAAGCTTCCGATAACGGACTTGCTACATTGAAAAATGAGTATAGCAAAATAGACCCTACCATGTATGATTACGTGCAAGGTGTGGTTTCAAAATCATATGTTGAAGAATTTCAAAGACAAATTGCAGAGTATGAAGTAAAGCGCGATCTGGAAAATTCTACAATTAAAGATCCTGCTGTAAAGGAAAAACTGACAAACGAAGCTAATATAAAGATTGCAGAGCTTAGAAAGAATTTAAACGATAAAGTTAAACAGCTTTCAGCCGGTGTTCTGGCAAATACTCCTGAAGAAAAGAAAGAACTATCATCCAAACTTTTAGATGCAGCTATTCAGAATCAGGCTCTAAGATCAAAAGCTGCTTCTTTGAAAATTTTCTTAAGTAAATATGAAGGTGACTTTGCTAAACTTCCTTCAGAAAGCATTGAACTTGCAAAACTTGAAAGAGAAGCAACTTCCGCTGAAAAATTATATTTAATACTGGAAGAAAAATATCAGGAAGCAACAATTAACGAAAGAGCAAGAATTGCGAATGCATTCCTTCTTGATCCTGGTGTTGATGATTTCGGTCCTGTAAAACCAAAAAAAGGAATAATACTTTTATCAGGTGTTATTGTTGGTTTAGCACTTGGTTTAGCTTTTGCGTTCACAAGAAACTTCTTAGATAAAACAATCAAGACTCCTGAACAGATTGAAAACAAAGGCATGAGTGTGCTTTCATGGATTCCGAACATTGAAGGAATGACAGATAAGTCAATTGCCGGCTCGGAATTTATTGTAGCTATAAAACCGAAATCTCCGATAGCGGAATCATTCAAAGCACTGAGAACGCGTGTAGAATTTTCCAAGCTGGAATCTGAACCCATTAAAACAATTTTAATAACCAGCTCCATTCCTTCAGAGGGTAAAACAATTGTAGCTCTTAACTTAGCCGGTACATTTGCTCAGGCAGGTAAAAAAGTATTACTTGTTGACTGTGACTTAAGAAAACCGAGAGTTCACTCTGCATTAGGTGTAGATAGATACCCCGGCTTAAGTGATTACTTGTTTAAAAATGTTGCTTTCGAAGAAATAGTAAGAAAGACTCAGTTAGACAATATGTCTTTCATTACAAGCGGAACAATTCCTCCGAATCCTTCAGAACTTTTAGGTTCTGTGCAGATGAAAAATTTCTTAGCATTGATGAAAGAAAAATTTGATATAATTGTCCTTGACTCGCCGCCGTTTATTACGGTTACTGATGCAGAAATTTTATTTAATATGACTGATGGAACAATACTTGTTGCCCAGGCAGATAAAACTCCGTTTGAAGCATTTGTGAAGAGTTATGTAAGATTGAGCTCTATAAATCCGCATAATTTACTTGGAGCAGTTCTGAATAACTTTAACTTCAAGACAGCCTACGGTTATTATTATAATTATTATTACTATTACCAAAAACAGGACCCTAAAGCATAA